A part of Miscanthus floridulus cultivar M001 chromosome 6, ASM1932011v1, whole genome shotgun sequence genomic DNA contains:
- the LOC136461667 gene encoding phospholipase D alpha 1, with product MAQILLHGTLHATIFEAESLSNPHRASGGAPKFIRKLVEGIEDTVGVGKGSTKIYATIDLEKARVGRTRMISNEPINPRWYESFHIYCAHMAADVIFTVKIDNPIGASLIGRAYLPVTDLLDGEEIDKWLEICDENREPIGDSKIHVKLQYFDVFKDRNWARGVRSTKYPGVPYTFFSQRQGCKVTLYQDAHVPDNFVPRIPLADGKNYEPHRCWEDIFDAISKAQHLIYITGWSVYTEITLVRDTNRPKPGGDVTLGELLKRKASEGVRVLMLVWDDRTSVGLLKKDGLMATHDEETANYFHGTDVNCVLCPRNPDDSGSFVQDLQISTMFTHHQKIVVVDHELPNQGSQQRRIVSFIGGIDLCDGRYDTQYHSLFRTLDTVHHDDFHQPNFEGGSIKKGGPREPWHDIHSRLEGPIAWDVLYNFEQRWRKQGGKDLLVRLRDLSDIIIPPSPVMFPEDKETWNVQLFRSIDGGAAFGFPETPEEAARAGLVSGKDQIIDRSIQDAYINAIRRAKNFIYIENQYFLGSSYGWKPEGIKPEEIGALHLIPKELSLKIVSKIEAGERFTVYVVVPMWPEGVPESASVQAILDWQRRTMEMMYTDITQALQAKGIEANPKEYLTFFCLGNREVKQEGEYEPEEHPEPDTDYIRAQEARRFMIYVHTKMMIVDDEYIIIGSANINQRSMDGARDSEIAMGAYQPYHLATRQPARGQIHGFRMSLWYEHLGMLDDVFQRPESVECVQKVNRIAEKYLDLYSSDDLEQDLPGHLLSYPIGVTADGTVTELPGMENFPDTRARVLGNKSDYLPPILTT from the exons ATGGCTCAGATCTTGCTCCACGGCACGCTCCACGCCACCATCTTCGAGGCCGAGTCGCTCTCCAACCCGCACCGCGCCAGCGGCGGCGCCCCCAAGTTCATCCGCAAG CTTGTGGAAGGGATTGAGGATACCGTGGGTGTCGGCAAGGGCAGCACCAAGATATATGCCACCATTGATCTGGAGAAGGCCCGCGTCGGGCGTACACGTATGATCTCCAACGAGCCCATCAATCCTCGTTGGTACGAGTCCTTCCACATCTACTGCGCGCACATGGCTGCCGACGTCATCTTCACCGTCAAGATCGACAACCCCATTGGGGCGTCGCTCATCGGGAGGGCGTACTTGCCTGTCACGGACCTCCTGGACGGAGAGGAGATCGACAAGTGGCTTGAAATCTGTGATGAGAACCGCGAGCCTATTGGAGACAGCAAGATCCATGTGAAGCTTCAGTACTTTGATGTTTTCAAGGACCGCAATTGGGCGAGGGGTGTCCGGAGCACCAAGTACCCTGGTGTTCCTTACACCTTCTTCTCGCAGAGACAGGGTTGTAAGGTTACCCTGTACCAGGACGCTCATGTCCCGGACAACTTCGTTCCCAGGATCCCGCTTGCTGATGGCAAGAACTATGAGCCACACAGGTGCTGGGAGGATATCTTTGATGCCATAAGCAAGGCCCAGCATTTGATTTACATCACTGGCTGGTCCGTGTACACCGAGATCACCTTGGTTAGGGACACCAACAGGCCGAAACCTGGTGGTGATGTTACTCTTGGGGAGTTGCTCAAGAGGAAGGCCAGTGAAGGTGTCCGGGTCCTTATGCTAGTGTGGGATGATAGGACTTCAGTCGGCCTGCTTAAGAAGGATGGCTTGATGGCTACCCATGATGAGGAGACTGCAAATTACTTCCATGGCACGGACGTCAACTGTGTTCTGTGCCCTCGCAACCCTGATGATTCTGGCAGCTTTGTTCAGGATCTGCAGATATCAACTATGTTCACGCACCATCAGAAGATAGTAGTGGTTGACCATGAGCTGCCAAACCAGGGCTCCCAGCAAAGGAGGATAGTCAGCTTCATTGGTGGCATTGACCTTTGTGATGGAAGATATGATACCCAGTACCACTCCTTGTTTAGGACACTTGACACTGTCCATCATGATGACTTCCACCAGCCAAACTTTGAGGGTGGATCAATCAAGAAAGGTGGTCCAAGAGAGCCATGGCATGATATTCATTCACGGCTGGAAGGGCCAATTGCTTGGGATGTTCTTTATAACTTTGAGCAGAGATGGAGGAAGCAGGGtggtaaggacctccttgtacGTCTCAGGGATCTTTCTGACATTATTATTCCCCCTTCTCCTGTGATGTTCCCGGAGGACAAAGAAACATGGAATGTTCAGCTCTTCAGATCCATTGATGGTGGTGCTGCTTTTGGTTTCCCTGAGACTCCTGAGGAAGCTGCAAGAGCTGGGCTTGTGAGTGGAAAGGATCAAATCATCGACCGGAGTATCCAGGATGCATACATAAATGCCATCCGGAGGGCAAAGAATTTCATCTACATTGAGAATCAGTACTTCCTTGGAAGTTCATATGGCTGGAAGCCCGAAGGCATCAAGCCAGAAGAAATTGGTGCTCTTCACTTGATTCCGAAGGAGCTCTCATTGAAGATTGTCAGCAAGATTGAAGCTGGGGAACGGTTTACTGTTTATGTTGTGGTGCCAATGTGGCCTGAGGGTGTTCCAGAAAGTGCTTCTGTTCAGGCAATCCTTGACTGGCAAAGGAGAACAATGGAGATGATGTACACTGACATCACACAAGCTCTCCAAGCCAAGGGAATCGAAGCAAACCCCAAGGAATATCTCACTTTCTTCTGCTTAGGTAACCGCGAGGTGAAGCAGGAGGGAGAATATGAACCTGAGGAACACCCAGAACCTGACACTGATTACATCCGGGCTCAAGAGGCTAGGAGGTTTATGATCTATGTTCATACCAAAATGATGATAG TGGATGACGAGTACATCATCATTGGGTCTGCCAACATCAACCAGAGGTCCATGGACGGTGCCAGGGACTCTGAAATCGCCATGGGCGCGTACCAGCCATACCACCTGGCGACCAGGCAGCCTGCCCGTGGCCAGATCCACGGCTTTCGGATGTCTCTGTGGTACGAGCACCTGGGAATGCTGGATGATGTCTTCCAGCGCCCCGAGAGCGTGGAGTGTGTGCAGAAGGTGAACAGGATTGCCGAGAAGTATTTGGATCTGTACTCGAGCGATGACCTGGAGCAGGATCTCCCAGGCCACCTCCTCAGCTACCCGATCGGTGTCACTGCTGACGGCACTGTTACTGAGCTGCCAGGGATGGAGAACTTCCCCGACACCCGTGCCCGCGTCCTCGGCAACAAGTCGGATTACCTCCCGCCCATCCTCACCACATAG